The following coding sequences are from one Verrucosispora sp. WMMD573 window:
- a CDS encoding inositol monophosphatase family protein: protein MNLDPLWSDLTTELSGVLAAYRSRLAELDVREKVDHTLLTEADLAVEDMVISNIRAVDPDARVLAEESGSGSWRPGHDEEPERIWVIDPIDGTAEFVNPRSTEFCSVVCLLERREPVAALIVAPELGDGGSPVVVVASRADRTITVNGRPATYHRAPVRVASLTRSARSEAPPHETGMAEAGYALKTRTTSQTLDMLRTALDITAFATDAPRFDLFYRPRQKVWDGLAGLCLGEIVGLILQPGIVITAR, encoded by the coding sequence ATGAATCTTGACCCTTTGTGGTCCGACCTGACGACGGAACTGTCGGGCGTCCTTGCCGCGTACCGATCCCGGCTAGCGGAGCTTGACGTGCGGGAGAAGGTCGATCACACCCTGCTCACCGAGGCCGACCTCGCGGTCGAGGACATGGTGATCAGCAACATCCGGGCGGTGGACCCGGATGCTCGCGTGCTGGCCGAGGAGTCGGGCAGTGGCTCCTGGCGGCCCGGTCACGACGAGGAGCCCGAACGGATCTGGGTGATCGACCCGATCGACGGCACGGCCGAGTTCGTCAATCCGCGCAGCACCGAGTTCTGCTCGGTGGTCTGCCTACTGGAACGACGCGAGCCGGTGGCCGCCCTCATCGTCGCGCCTGAACTGGGCGACGGCGGCAGCCCGGTCGTGGTGGTCGCCAGCCGGGCCGACCGGACGATCACAGTCAACGGCAGACCTGCGACGTACCACCGCGCACCGGTTCGTGTCGCATCCCTGACCCGCAGCGCCCGATCGGAAGCCCCGCCGCACGAGACCGGGATGGCCGAGGCGGGCTACGCCCTGAAGACGCGTACCACGTCACAGACCCTCGACATGCTGCGTACCGCTCTGGACATCACCGCCTTCGCGACGGACGCACCTCGTTTCGATCTCTTCTACCGCCCTCGGCAGAAGGTCTGGGACGGCTTGGCGGGCTTGTGCCTCGGTGAGATCGTCGGTCTAATACTCCAGCCGGGGATTGTGATCACGGCTCGATGA